A window of the Nitrospirota bacterium genome harbors these coding sequences:
- a CDS encoding phosphate ABC transporter ATP-binding protein, which produces HNMQQAARISDWTGFLMLGELIEFDRTDKIFTNPSQKLTEDYITGRFG; this is translated from the coding sequence CCACAACATGCAGCAGGCGGCAAGGATTTCGGACTGGACGGGGTTTCTGATGCTTGGTGAGTTGATAGAATTTGACAGAACTGATAAAATCTTTACAAATCCCTCTCAGAAACTGACGGAAGACTATATAACAGGGAGGTTTGGATAA